The sequence AGGGCCATTTCCAGTTGTCCCAGTGTACCGTTGTAAGGGGTGTACATCTGGGCCAGCAGTGGGTCGCTGATGCTGTTGTCGGCAGCTTGCAGAATGCGTTGCAGCCGCTGCTCGTGCAGCGCTTTCAGGGCAAAGGCCGAAGGTACGCCCAGCGCTGCTGCCAGTACAATGCCCCAGCCGCCCAGAGCCAATCCGGCAACTGCACCCAGCGCGGTCAGGGCGGTGACCGGCAGCACTTGCGAGACGCTGCCGGCCCAGTCGGTGCGGATGGCTTTCTGGCCCTTGTTCAAGCGGCTGTACAGTGCCTCGGCACGGCTGACCTGGCCTGCAGTGGTCTTGATCCGGACCGACTCGAAACCGGCCACCTGGCCTTTCTCCCAGATTGGCGTGACGAAGGCGTTGACCCAGTAGTGGTCACCGTTCTTGCTGCGATTCTTGACGATCCCCATCCAGCTGCGTCCGGCTTTCAGGTCTTTCCACATGTGTTCGAACACCGCGGCAGGAACATCCGGGTGGCGGACCAGGTTGTGCGGGCTGCCGATCAGCTCCTCGCGGCTGAAACCGCTGATGTCCACAAAAGCGTCATTGCAGTAGGTGATGATGCCCTTGAGGTCGGTAGTGGAGATCAGTCGTTGGCTGTCACTGAAAGTGCGTTCGCGTTGAGTGACGGGCTGGTTGTTACGCATGGGGGTGTCCTGTGCAGCGGGTGGCCATTGGGCAACGGTGGCCGAGATTCTTGTCTATGCTGGGTATATCGGCCTGAGCCATGGGTTCTTGAGTAAGGCCGGGATAAATGTTCTCTGTACTGCCATACCGTGGTGAGTATAACAGTAGAGCATAAGCCTGATGCAGAACTACCACTAAAAGGAGGTTGCGGTCATGCCCAACAGTCTGGATACCCTCAGCACCTTGCAGGTTGGAAGCACCAGCTATCGCTATCATGCGCTACCCAAAGCTGCTCAGGCACTGGGCGATATCAGCCGCTTGCCGATGTCGCTCAAGGTGCTGCTGGAGAACCTGTTGCGTCACGAGGATGGCGTGACTGTCACCCGGGATGATATTCAGGCGATGGCTGACTGGCTCAAGGCCCGGCACTCCGATCGTGAGATTCAATACCGCCCGGCCCGGGTACTGATGCAGGATTTCACCGGGGTGCCGGCGGTGGTCGATCTGGCAGCCATGCGTGAGGCGGTGGCCAAGGCAGGTGGTGATCCACAGCGGATCAACCCGCTGTCTCCGGTTGATCTGGTGATTGACCATTCGGTGATGGTTGACCGTTTTGCCGATGCTTCGGCGTTTCATGACAATGTGGCCATCGAGATGCAGCGCAATGGTGAGCGCTATGCGTTCTTGCGTTGGGGCCAGAAGGCTTTCGACAACTTCCGGGTGGTGCCGCCGGGCACGGGTATCTGCCATCAGGTCAATCTTGAGTATCTGGCCCAGAGTATCTGGGCTGAGGAGCGTGATGGCGAGCGCTGGGCTTATCCGGACACGCTGGTTGGTACCGACTCGCACACCACCATGGTCAATGGCCTGGGGGTGTTGGGCTGGGGTGTTGGCGGCATTGAGGCTGAGGCGGCGATGCTGGGTCAGCCGGTGTCGATGCTGATCCCCGAGGTGATCGGCTTCAAGCTGACCGGTAAGTTGCGCGAGGGCATGACCGCTACCGATTTGGTGCTGACCGTGACCCAGATGCTGCGCCAGAAGGGCGTGGTCGGCAAATTTGTCGAATTTTATGGCGATGGCCTGGCTGACCTGCCGTTGGCCGACCGGGCGACTATCGCCAATATGGCCCCGGAGTATGGCGCGACCTGCGGATTTTTCCCGATTGATGATGTGACGCTTAGCTATCTGCGCTTGAGTGGCCGCAGTGATGAACTGGTAGCACGGGTCGAGGCCTACAGCAAGGCTCAGGGACTATGGCGCGAGCCGGGTCATGAGCCGCTTTTCACCGACACGCTGCATCTGGATATGGGCCAGGTTGAGGCCAGCCTGGCCGGGCCGCGACGGCCGCAGGACCGTGTGGCGCTCGGCGATGTGCCCAAGGCCTTCAATGAACTGCTGGCGTTGCAGGTGGCTCCGGCCGATCAGGATCAGGCCAGACTGGAAGGCGAGGGTGGCGGTACGGCGGTTGGTAGCCCCCGGGGTCTGGCTTCGGTGCACATGGCTGGCGAAGAGTTCACTCTGGGCCATGGCGCGGTGGTGATCGCGGCGATTACCTCCTGCACCAATACCTCCAATCCGAGCGTGATGATGGCCGCCGGGCTGCTGGCGAAAAAGGCTGTGCAGCGTGGCCTGAAACGCCGGCCATGGGTCAAGTCATCGCTGGCGCCGGGTTCCAAGGTGGTCACCGATTATTTGCTCAAGGCTGGTCTGACCGACTACCTGGATCAGTTGGGCTTCAATCTGGTCGGCTATGGCTGCACCACCTGTATCGGCAACTCGG is a genomic window of Halopseudomonas phragmitis containing:
- the acnA gene encoding aconitate hydratase AcnA yields the protein MPNSLDTLSTLQVGSTSYRYHALPKAAQALGDISRLPMSLKVLLENLLRHEDGVTVTRDDIQAMADWLKARHSDREIQYRPARVLMQDFTGVPAVVDLAAMREAVAKAGGDPQRINPLSPVDLVIDHSVMVDRFADASAFHDNVAIEMQRNGERYAFLRWGQKAFDNFRVVPPGTGICHQVNLEYLAQSIWAEERDGERWAYPDTLVGTDSHTTMVNGLGVLGWGVGGIEAEAAMLGQPVSMLIPEVIGFKLTGKLREGMTATDLVLTVTQMLRQKGVVGKFVEFYGDGLADLPLADRATIANMAPEYGATCGFFPIDDVTLSYLRLSGRSDELVARVEAYSKAQGLWREPGHEPLFTDTLHLDMGQVEASLAGPRRPQDRVALGDVPKAFNELLALQVAPADQDQARLEGEGGGTAVGSPRGLASVHMAGEEFTLGHGAVVIAAITSCTNTSNPSVMMAAGLLAKKAVQRGLKRRPWVKSSLAPGSKVVTDYLLKAGLTDYLDQLGFNLVGYGCTTCIGNSGPLPEPIAKAVSEQDLVVSAVLSGNRNFEGRVHPQVKANWLASPPLVVAYALAGSSRINLHDEPLGLDSNNKPVFLKDIWPSNAEIAEAVALVEDSMFRERYADVFTGDEHWRSIQVGEGKTYQWDSQSTYVQHPPFFERIDEPLVGLEPVEQARVLAVFGDSITTDHISPAGNIKASSPAGEYLQSLGVKPEDFNSYGSRRGNHEVMMRGTFANIRIRNLMLAGEEGGETIHVPSGERMSIYDAAMRYQRDGTALVVLAGKEYGTGSSRDWAAKGTNLLGVKAVIAESFERIHRSNLVGMGVLPLQFVDGESVASLELDGHEVIDVLGIDDELKPGQLLNVRATRTNGERIEFKARCRIDTGNEIDYFKAGGILHYVLRQVIAGH